In Fundulus heteroclitus isolate FHET01 chromosome 18, MU-UCD_Fhet_4.1, whole genome shotgun sequence, a single genomic region encodes these proteins:
- the LOC105918281 gene encoding proline-, glutamic acid- and leucine-rich protein 1 → MFTRWLPFIAFLTGSVTPGSSVTFPSTCRLKGEPLQEMILACGDGKLQGVVQFWHTPFGDLQGSGSQPHLGPVFMDHDGNLVIPNSSVQHSGLYYCVQRHGQGSTLWPYELHVGPGNMEDGQRGDGCAARRFRRNAGFPAEREAVVSDGIFAGAVAASVLLTFVVGFSAGALSRTPVLRCLQAVSVRLSPKQRRRQPDVPDDSGLTMTPRPPVDDTRTFEKAPTRQFSPARRTSEAPDPLTTPSPPAKPKRSFRQKDEAEPEGAAYLEGCDYNRVEETEGGGDGEAKEEEETRLSFYSLEGEGSETEDRQVEDREASKEKVDVAGEHSSGEEEEETSDEEAGGPKTVECEEFEHAPPETDDGRSIKNERDTTEETADEAASCSPRRRGRVIRLYQYDEDGQMYGHLPDPAPEPPVPAPRLKQRSLSLTRLNAIMAAASAGPMERAESGKEQGEEMPRFHMEI, encoded by the exons atGTTTACCCGCTGGTTACCCTTCATAGCGTTTCTGACCGGCTCAGTGACTCCGGGAAGCTCGGTGACTTTTCCGTCTACCTGCAGGCTCAAAGGTGAACCACTGCAAGAGATGATTTTAGCCTGTGGAGACGGAAAACTCCAAG GTGTGGTCCAGTTCTGGCACACCCCATTTGGTGACCTCCAGGGTTCTGGTTCACAGCCTCATCTGGGCCCTGTGTTTATGGACCATGATGGGAACCTTGTTATCCCAAACTCCAGCGTCCAGCACAGCGGACTGTACTACTGCGTCCAGCGCCACGGCCAGGGATCCACGCTGTGGCCTTACGAGCTTCATGTGGGTCCGGGCAACATGGAGGACGGGCAGCGAGGCGACGGCTGCGCTGCTCGCAGGTTCAGGAGGAACGCGGGTTTTCCAGCTGAGAGGGAAGCCGTGGTTTCAGACGGGATCTTTGCAGGAGCCGTGGCCGCATCGGTGCTGCTGACGTTTGTGGTCGGATTCAGCGCTGGAGCTCTGTCACGAACTCCTGTCCTCAG ATGTCTACAGGCAGTCAGCGTGAGGCTGTCACCAAAGCAGCGCCGCCGCCAACCTGACGTCCCAGACGACTCTGGGTTAACCATGACCCCCCGGCCACCCGTGGACGACACCCGGACCTTTGAGAAGGCGCCGACGCGGCAATTCTCTCCGGCCCGCAGAACTTCAGAGGCGCCAGATCCACTCACAACCCCGTCTCCGCCCGCCAAACCCAAGAGAAGCTTCCGCCAGAAAGACGAGGCAGAACCGGAGGGCGCGGCGTACTTAGAGGGATGTGATTACAACCGAGTGGAGGAGACAGAAGGAGGGGGCGACGGTGAGgcaaaggaggaggaagagacgaGACTCTCTTTCTACTCACTAGAAGGTGAAGGGAGTGAGACGGAGGACAGACAGGTGGAGGACAGAGAGGCGAGCAAGGAGAAGGTGGACGTAGCAGGGGAGCATAGcagtggagaggaggaggaggagacgagTGACGAAGAGGCTGGAGGACCAAAAACGGTTGAGTGTGAGGAGTTTGAGCACGCACCTCCAGAAACAGACGACGGGAGAAGCATTAAAAACGAGCGCGACACCACAGAGGAGACGGCCGACGAGGCGGCGTCTTGTTCTCCCCGCCGCCGCGGCCGGGTCATCCGTTTGTACCAGTACGACGAGGACGGCCAGATGTACGGCCACCTCCCGGATCCGGCCCCCGAGCCTCCAGTACCTGCGCCCAGACTCAAGCAGCGCTCCCTGTCTCTAACGCGGCTGAACGCCATCATGGCGGCGGCCTCGGCGGGGCCGATGGAGCGGGCGGAGTCGGGGAAGGAGCAAGGCGAGGAGATGCCACGCTTCCACATGGAGATTTAA